In Mangifera indica cultivar Alphonso chromosome 1, CATAS_Mindica_2.1, whole genome shotgun sequence, a single genomic region encodes these proteins:
- the LOC123224049 gene encoding uncharacterized protein LOC123224049: protein MEESAVCPEIRTDGDVECPSRNELEIEDDCLKDNAESESFINKKQAKEEAINDDIKSEVSNPIVSPKEITSSFHDITSQQTESDTTNRVGCDKMTCTSSEETLSEADRSESFQTETSLNNNTSAYVSTSHVVLEIPKHVSSSSGIRKITFKFSKRKEDYVAQSSAPSSHSVYDDLYSYREDSPEGSHRRSCAPNVEIKMSKKVVPNEYPTNVKKLLLTGILDGARVKYISTTQKRELDGMINGGGYLCGCPLCNFSKVVSAHEFEQHAGVKTRHPNNHIYLDNGKPIYSIIQELKSAPLGMLEEVVKNVAGSSVNEGSFQVWKASFQQSNGMVEQHKKYNASCSSLSLEENISPTSCSFVQKNSARHQLYMKEILEEQKRGVKRPSSYSSVMQQKRTAEGGTKRRDNDLHRLLFLPNGLPDGELLTYIVKGQRLRAGYKQGNGIVCGCCNREISPSQFEAHAGMAARRQPYRHIYTSNGLTLHDIAMSLAHGQSHSTGGSDDMCTICGDGGNLLLCYCCPRAFHPACLDLQWIPEGDWHCPNCREKFGPDRVDAAGGSSSMARSMLLRRDLEVPETDIGGCVVCRAHDFSAGVFDDRTVIYCDQCEKEYHVGCLRDSGLCDLKEIPKDKWFCCDDCNRIHAALQDSVSNGAQMIPASLLNTINKKHVEKGIFSAGAANDVQWRILRKAQSMEEKSLLSSTTAIFRECFDPIVAECGRDLIPLMVYGRNISGQEFGGMYSVILMVNSVVVSAGLLRIFGREVAELPLVATSRGYQGKGYFQALFSCIERLLCSLNVENLVLPAAEKAESIWTKKFGFRRMSKEQLSKYQREMQLTIFKGTSMLEKKVQNQSENSS from the exons ATGGAAGAAAGTGCAGTTTGTCCGGAAATTCGAACAGATGGGGATGTTGAATGTCCTTCAAGAAATGAATTGGAGATAGAAGATGACTGTTTAAAAGACAATGCTGAATCTGAATCATTTATTAACAAGAAGCAAGCTAAAGAAGAGGCTATAAATGATGACATTAAATCTGAAGTCTCGAATCCTATTGTTTCTCCTAAAGAAATCACATCAAGTTTCCACGATATCACTAGCCAGCAGACCGAATCAGATACAACTAACCGTGTTGGGTGTGACAAGATGACATGCACAAGTTCAGAGGAAACTTTAAGCGAAGCAGATCGTAGTGAAAGTTTCCAGACTGAGACTTCTCTGAACAATAACACTTCTGCTTATGTTTCCACATCTCATGTTGTGTTAGAAATCCCAAAGCATGTTAGTTCATCATCTGGAATCAGGAAAATTACATTCAAGTTCAGCAAAAGAAAGGAAGATTATGTAGCTCAGTCTTCTGCACCCAGCAGCCACTCTGTATATGATGACTTGTATTCTTATAGGGAAGACTCACCTGAAGGGAGTCATCGTCGCTCGTGTGCTCCAAACGTGGAAATTAAAATGTCTAAGAAGGTTGTTCCAAACGAATATCCCACAAATGTCAAGAAGTTATTATTAACGGGTATTCTTGATGGAGCTCGCGTCAAGTATATTTCTACAACTCAAAAG AGGGAACTGGATGGAATGATAAATGGTGGTGGTTATTTGTGTGGCTGTCCTTTATGCAATTTCTCTAAG GTTGTAAGTGCGCATGAGTTTGAGCAGCATGCTGGTGTCAAGACTAGACACCCAAATAATCACATATACTTGGATAATGGGAAACCAATTTATAGTATCATTCAAGAACTAAAGAGTGCTCCACTTGGTATGCTTGAAGAAGTTGTAAAAAACGTTGCCGGTTCTTCTGTCAACGAGGGATCTTTCCAAGTTTGGAAAG CTAGTTTTCAACAAAGCAATGGAATGGTTGAgcaacacaaaaaatataatgcAAG CTGCTCAAGTCTATCGTTAGAAGAGAACATCAGCCCTACTTCATGTTCCTTTGTGCAGAAGAATAGTGCTAGGCACCAATTATATATGAAGGAGATACTTGAAGAGCAAAAACGTGGAGTGAAGAG GCCTAGCTCCTATAGCTCTGTAATGCAACAAAAAAGAACTGCTGAAGGTGGTACAAAGAGAAG GGATAATGATCTACACCGGTTGCTTTTTCTGCCAAATGGGCTTCCAGATGGGGAATTATTGACTTACATTGTCAAAGGACAG AGATTACGTGCTGGCTACAAGCAGGGAAACGGTATAGTTTGTGGTTGCTGCAACAGAGAG ATTAGCCCTTCTCAATTTGAAGCTCATGCTGGAATGGCAGCCAGGCGTCAACC CTATCGCCATATCTACACTTCAAATGGACTGACACTTCATGATATTGCCATGTCATTGGCCCATGGACAAAGCCATTCTACTGGTGGCAGTGATGATATGTGCACAATATGTGGAGATGGAGGGAATCTGCTTCTTTGTTATTGCTGCCCTCGGGCCTTTCATCCAG CATGCTTGGATTTACAGTGGATTCCTGAAGGTGATTGGCATTGCCCAAATTGCAGAGAAAAATTTGGCCCTGACAGGGTGGATGCTGCTGGAGGTTCTTCTAGCATGGCCAGATCAATGCTTTTGCGGAGAGATTTAGAAGTACCAGAAACTGATATTGGTGGTTGTGTTGTTTGTAG GGCTCATGATTTCAGTGCTGGTGTCTTTGACGATCGAACAGTCATTTACTGTGATCAA tgTGAGAAGGAGTATCATGTTGGTTGCTTGCGAGATAGCGGGCTTTGTGATTTGAAA GAAATCCCCAAGGATAAGTGGTTCTGTTGTGATGACTGCAATAGAATCCATGCAGCCCTACAAGATTCTGTGTCTAATGGAGCACAGATGATTCCAGCTTcattattaaatacaataaacaaGAAGCATGTAGAGAAAGGGATTTTTTCTGCTGGAGCTGCAAATGATGTTCAATGGCGAATCCTTAGGAAAGCTCAATCTATGGAAGAGAAATCATTACTTTCTAGCACCACTGCTATATTTCGA GAATGTTTTGATCCAATTGTTGCGGAATGTGGGCGTGATCTGATTCCTCTTATGGTCTATGG GAGAAATATATCTGGTCAGGAGTTTGGAGGAATGTATTCTGTCATTTTAATGGTGAA TTCTGTTGTTGTATCTGCTGGCCTTTTAAGGATATTTGGTCGGGAGGTTGCTGAGCTTCCCCTAGTGGCGACAAGTAGAGGATATCAAGGAAAA ggttattTCCAAGCATTATTCTCCTGTATTGAGAGGTTGCTATGCTCCCTGAACGTGGAAAATTTGGTGCTCCCTGCGGCTGAGAAGGCAGAGTCAATCTGGACAAAGAAATTTGGCTTCAGGAGGATGAGCAAGGAGCAA